A genome region from Geoalkalibacter ferrihydriticus DSM 17813 includes the following:
- a CDS encoding alpha/beta hydrolase, translating into MQSLIESEIARARADGCTRQENLPFVLGDGAARNAVLLVHGFSGSPWEMRPLGTYLAGRGFLVYGLRLPGHGTTPEDLAGKTMEEWLETVAAGLRRLFATGTSVSGVGQSTGALLLLLAALEQAPAGMVLLSPFLQVRHRLAPAAGILRFFKTYQNTSVTPQNLPFYYDRRPVEGMHQINRITRCLRRRLKQIKSPTLIVSAQGDRTILVPSAMRLYQELGSAHKEYHLFGPEAPHVLTTPDNPRQGETLTLTASFLAGLYRQQTSSIF; encoded by the coding sequence GTGCAGAGCCTGATTGAGAGCGAAATCGCCCGCGCTCGCGCCGATGGCTGCACACGGCAGGAAAATCTACCGTTTGTGCTGGGCGACGGAGCGGCTCGTAACGCGGTGCTTCTGGTTCACGGTTTTTCCGGCTCGCCCTGGGAGATGCGGCCCTTGGGCACCTATCTGGCGGGACGCGGCTTTCTTGTCTACGGTTTGCGCCTACCCGGCCACGGTACAACACCCGAAGATCTCGCCGGAAAAACCATGGAAGAGTGGCTGGAGACAGTCGCCGCAGGCCTTCGCCGCCTCTTTGCCACAGGGACCTCAGTTTCGGGAGTGGGACAAAGTACCGGAGCGTTGCTGTTGCTGCTCGCCGCCTTGGAGCAGGCCCCTGCGGGGATGGTGCTTTTGTCGCCCTTTCTCCAGGTGCGCCACCGCCTGGCCCCCGCAGCCGGCATTCTGCGCTTCTTCAAGACCTATCAGAACACCTCGGTCACCCCGCAGAACCTGCCCTTTTATTATGATCGGCGGCCTGTTGAAGGCATGCATCAGATCAACCGCATCACCCGTTGCCTGCGCCGCCGCCTGAAGCAGATCAAGAGCCCGACCCTGATCGTCAGCGCGCAGGGCGACCGAACAATCCTGGTGCCGAGCGCCATGAGGCTCTATCAAGAACTGGGCAGCGCCCATAAGGAATATCATCTGTTCGGCCCCGAGGCTCCACATGTGCTCACCACTCCCGACAATCCCCGGCAGGGCGAAACCCTTACCCTGACGGCAAGCTTTCTGGCTGGTCTCTACCGGCAGCAGACGTCGTCAATTTTCTGA
- the coaE gene encoding dephospho-CoA kinase (Dephospho-CoA kinase (CoaE) performs the final step in coenzyme A biosynthesis.): protein MARPEGTESVRVLGITGGIASGKSRVTEAFRQLGAATLSADDLAREIVLPGSPVLGQLRERFGPRILAADGSLDREALAVVIFGDEEARRDLNAIMHPAIAQLAQAHLERLRHTQAPLVVYEAPLLFEVGAERRVDAVLVVKVAPQVQLCRLMARDGLDETAARLRIAAQMPQEDKLARADYVIDNSGSPAQTQVQVRDLFRKLTTSAAGRDQPESLPSG, encoded by the coding sequence ATGGCAAGACCAGAGGGCACAGAGTCAGTGCGGGTGTTGGGGATCACCGGCGGCATCGCTTCAGGTAAGAGCCGCGTGACCGAGGCCTTTCGGCAGCTGGGTGCGGCGACGCTCAGTGCCGATGATCTGGCGCGTGAGATTGTGCTGCCGGGCTCGCCGGTCCTGGGGCAATTGCGCGAGCGCTTCGGCCCCCGGATCCTAGCCGCGGACGGCAGCCTTGACCGGGAGGCTTTGGCGGTCGTTATTTTTGGCGACGAAGAAGCGCGCCGCGATCTTAATGCCATAATGCATCCCGCTATTGCGCAGCTTGCGCAGGCGCATCTTGAGCGCCTGCGGCACACCCAGGCGCCGCTCGTGGTGTACGAGGCGCCGTTGTTGTTTGAGGTCGGTGCTGAAAGGCGGGTCGACGCCGTGCTGGTGGTCAAGGTCGCACCTCAGGTCCAGTTGTGCCGACTGATGGCGCGCGACGGCCTGGATGAAACGGCCGCACGCTTGCGTATCGCTGCGCAGATGCCCCAGGAGGATAAGCTGGCGCGGGCCGATTATGTCATCGACAATTCGGGCTCCCCCGCTCAGACCCAGGTGCAGGTCAGGGACTTGTTCAGAAAATTGACGACGTCTGCTGCCGGTAGAGACCAGCCAGAAAGCTTGCCGTCAGGGTAA
- a CDS encoding AMP-dependent synthetase/ligase, whose translation MNDTIVRMVLSNAEKWSQQPALMHKEQGTYRNITWQQLGEEIHRFGRALLALGTTPGARVAIIGPNSPRWAFVDLGSMACGAATVPVYHTEGQDAIVHILADSGSRTVFVHSARIGAELLHRRHELPELKQLVFLAPELSHPGILSLEEFLSGGDKIPPRQLESTLAAGKPRDLATLVYTSGTTGAPKGVMLSHANILSNIQDVASLFPIGPSDICLSFLPLSHVFERVDGYYFMLYRGVTIAYAESIEAVPVNLAEIHPTIMISVPRLYEKMFARIMERVLSGPWLRKQIFFGALKAGRSGAALRLAGKEPGAPLALLLKLADRAVFSKLRDHLGGQLRFFVSGGAPLSVDIAEFFLAAGIDIYEGYGLTESAGGITVNTPDARRLGTVGRPFASIEVRIAEDGEILLRGPVIFQGYWQRPEDTSAAFDDGWFKTGDNGEFDADGFLRIVDRKKDIIITASGENIAPQNIENHLKTDKFIANAMIYGDRKPYLTALLVPNLDNLEKFAREQKLDFLDHCDLVNHPQVLSLVRSRVDRLQKDMASFQRIKRFTLLAQDFSKEEITPTMKLKRQVVTDHYADILEGMYAAKDHGVHDSGFCQVENT comes from the coding sequence ATGAATGACACCATTGTTCGCATGGTTTTGAGCAATGCCGAGAAATGGTCCCAACAGCCGGCCCTGATGCATAAGGAACAAGGCACCTACCGCAACATCACCTGGCAGCAACTCGGCGAAGAAATTCATCGCTTCGGCCGCGCGCTGTTGGCGCTGGGCACCACGCCCGGCGCACGGGTGGCCATCATCGGCCCCAATTCACCGCGCTGGGCCTTTGTCGATCTGGGCTCCATGGCCTGCGGCGCAGCCACAGTTCCTGTTTACCACACCGAAGGACAAGACGCCATCGTCCACATCCTGGCCGACTCGGGAAGTCGAACCGTTTTTGTGCATTCGGCGCGCATCGGCGCCGAACTGTTACATCGACGGCACGAGTTGCCGGAACTCAAACAGCTTGTTTTCCTTGCGCCCGAGCTGAGTCATCCCGGGATCCTGTCCCTTGAAGAATTTCTTTCCGGCGGGGACAAGATTCCACCCCGGCAGCTGGAAAGCACCTTAGCCGCGGGCAAACCGCGGGATCTCGCCACTCTGGTTTACACCAGCGGCACGACAGGCGCGCCCAAGGGCGTGATGCTCAGTCATGCCAACATCCTGTCCAACATTCAAGACGTGGCATCGTTGTTCCCCATCGGCCCCAGCGACATCTGTCTGTCTTTCCTGCCCCTGTCCCACGTTTTCGAGCGGGTCGACGGTTACTATTTCATGCTCTACCGGGGCGTCACCATCGCCTACGCCGAGAGCATCGAGGCGGTGCCGGTCAATCTCGCCGAGATTCACCCAACGATCATGATCAGTGTGCCGCGTCTTTACGAAAAGATGTTCGCCCGTATCATGGAACGGGTTCTCTCCGGCCCCTGGCTGCGCAAGCAGATCTTCTTCGGAGCGCTCAAAGCCGGACGTTCCGGAGCCGCCCTGCGCCTCGCCGGAAAAGAACCAGGGGCGCCCTTGGCCCTGCTTCTCAAGTTGGCCGACCGGGCGGTGTTTTCCAAGTTGCGCGATCACCTTGGTGGCCAGTTGCGCTTTTTCGTTTCGGGCGGCGCACCGCTGAGCGTCGATATCGCTGAATTTTTCCTGGCAGCGGGGATCGACATTTACGAAGGTTACGGCCTGACGGAATCGGCCGGCGGCATCACCGTCAACACTCCTGACGCGCGTCGCCTCGGCACCGTCGGCCGACCCTTTGCCAGCATCGAGGTGCGCATTGCCGAGGATGGTGAAATTCTGCTGCGCGGCCCAGTTATTTTCCAAGGGTACTGGCAGCGCCCCGAGGACACCAGCGCGGCCTTCGACGACGGCTGGTTCAAAACCGGCGACAACGGCGAATTCGACGCTGATGGATTTCTGCGCATCGTTGACCGCAAAAAAGATATCATCATCACCGCCAGCGGTGAAAACATTGCTCCACAGAACATCGAAAACCATCTAAAAACAGATAAATTCATCGCCAACGCCATGATCTACGGCGACCGCAAGCCCTACCTGACCGCGTTGCTTGTTCCCAACCTCGACAACCTGGAAAAATTTGCGCGGGAACAAAAACTCGATTTTCTCGACCATTGCGACCTGGTCAATCACCCCCAGGTGCTCTCCCTGGTGCGCAGCCGCGTCGACCGCTTGCAAAAGGACATGGCATCCTTTCAGCGCATTAAGCGCTTCACCTTGCTGGCGCAGGATTTCAGCAAGGAGGAAATCACCCCCACCATGAAGCTCAAACGTCAGGTGGTCACCGACCACTATGCAGACATTCTTGAGGGAATGTACGCCGCCAAGGACCATGGTGTGCATGACAGCGGGTTCTGCCAGGTCGAAAACACCTGA
- a CDS encoding HEAT repeat domain-containing protein — translation MSTSSTDPAHLEETLRNLGIVIRAVNLYPPHHPARAQAVDAACARFAQALAGHEHLDIQVRKDHFEHRAQAIAPGNQALKKLARRLFERRVEMLIVLPDLNPRDLEEWAGLIAFEPEEILRRGGLPKLMQGANITTLWVNESDFARILSLRRKLEEQATEEEAPSANGQETDEEAEHAEALLENLAALMAAEASSQSAAKAQGPEEILARMEEEASDENYRVLLREMVDALWRIDPYDEFPRLSACLRALGRKCRDPRLSETRRDACRRALEDLVDEDLRQGLIQEMCRQDTTHDNSIQVQNLLLLLGEPAAETLAAQLAQEPEAHARKILAQTLARFAAAALPALTRLLHDDRWYVVRNALAIIGEIRDPTQVGNLAVFLGHSDVRVRREAIRALTRVGTPQAMDVLLVAVEEGNEDLQRQALLFLGALKQRAALPHLLRFATRRDPLMRRAELTRGAVRALGEIGDAEAVPALITLLNRRKRLRRRRYQDIQEEAALALARIGSDEALAALAATMEQNNGRLAQTAARALQERTQTGDHGH, via the coding sequence GTGAGCACTTCGTCAACAGATCCAGCGCACCTTGAAGAAACCTTACGCAACCTGGGCATCGTCATCAGGGCGGTGAACCTCTACCCGCCCCACCATCCGGCCCGAGCCCAGGCTGTTGATGCGGCGTGCGCGCGTTTTGCCCAGGCACTCGCGGGCCATGAACATCTAGATATTCAGGTCCGTAAAGACCATTTCGAACACCGGGCTCAAGCCATCGCTCCCGGCAACCAGGCGCTCAAGAAACTTGCCCGCCGGCTTTTCGAGCGGCGCGTCGAAATGTTGATCGTCCTGCCTGACCTCAACCCCCGTGATCTTGAGGAATGGGCCGGCCTTATCGCCTTCGAGCCCGAAGAGATCTTGCGCCGCGGCGGTCTACCGAAATTAATGCAAGGGGCAAACATTACCACGCTCTGGGTCAACGAATCGGATTTCGCCCGCATCCTCTCCCTGCGCCGGAAGCTGGAAGAGCAGGCCACCGAGGAAGAAGCACCTTCCGCCAACGGACAGGAGACGGATGAGGAAGCTGAGCATGCCGAGGCGCTGCTGGAAAATCTTGCCGCGCTGATGGCTGCCGAGGCCTCTTCGCAGTCGGCCGCCAAGGCACAAGGCCCGGAGGAGATACTGGCACGCATGGAGGAAGAGGCCAGCGACGAAAACTATCGCGTGCTCTTGCGTGAAATGGTGGACGCGCTCTGGAGAATTGATCCCTATGACGAATTTCCGCGTCTTTCGGCCTGCCTGCGTGCGTTGGGCCGCAAATGTCGCGATCCACGCTTGAGCGAAACCCGCCGCGATGCCTGCCGCCGCGCCCTGGAGGATCTGGTCGATGAAGACTTGCGGCAGGGCCTGATTCAGGAAATGTGCCGCCAGGATACGACCCACGACAACTCAATCCAGGTACAGAACTTGCTGCTTCTTCTTGGCGAGCCGGCCGCCGAAACCCTTGCCGCCCAACTGGCGCAGGAGCCCGAGGCCCACGCGCGCAAAATTTTGGCTCAGACTCTGGCACGTTTTGCCGCAGCGGCCTTGCCTGCCCTGACCCGATTACTCCACGACGATCGCTGGTATGTCGTGCGTAACGCCTTGGCGATCATCGGCGAAATCCGCGACCCCACTCAGGTCGGGAATTTGGCGGTATTTCTCGGTCATTCCGATGTGCGCGTGCGTCGCGAGGCGATTCGCGCCCTGACCCGCGTCGGCACACCACAGGCCATGGATGTCTTGCTGGTAGCGGTGGAAGAGGGCAACGAGGATCTGCAACGCCAGGCCCTGCTGTTTCTCGGCGCACTCAAACAACGCGCGGCCCTGCCGCACCTGCTGCGCTTTGCCACCCGGCGTGATCCCCTGATGCGGCGCGCCGAGCTGACGCGCGGTGCGGTGCGTGCGTTAGGAGAAATCGGGGACGCAGAGGCGGTGCCTGCGCTGATCACACTTCTCAACCGTCGCAAGCGCCTGCGCCGCAGGCGTTACCAGGACATTCAGGAGGAAGCAGCCCTGGCCCTCGCCCGCATCGGCAGTGACGAAGCTCTGGCGGCACTGGCAGCGACCATGGAACAGAACAACGGCAGGCTGGCCCAGACCGCCGCGCGTGCGCTTCAGGAAAGGACACAGACCGGCGACCATGGACATTGA
- a CDS encoding HD-GYP domain-containing protein codes for MDIEALKKFVQTLAGAAQSIRLYPPQHPLVTRQLQICAGNLAMLFEEKSALRLGLADGILFCDEYLFRESNPALAEMTRLLQALELEGLELRAGIQPEEFTEFFTLVNQGGWQARGLEQTLEAQGIHHIIPLRKEDEPRKIFRRALAVAEHICQDVTLGRTPATDDAAAAVRDMVRSTLSNPHALTALSLIKDYDNYTFQHSVNVAVIAIAVGRACGASELELHILGLGGLLHDLGKLKVDIGIINKPGRLTDEEFEAIKKHPRLGAGIVEQMQGIPQEVIDIVGGHHLHFNRKGYPADLVGRPLSRLVDMAAVADAFDAMTTLRAYRRPVSPRQAAQEMRRASGTLLHPEFLEKFLRFLGPYPVGTAVRLRSGEIALVTLIAGEERQDLRLKVLFAASGAHLERPYFIDLPEENLDQIVGEVDPFLLNIDLDQHL; via the coding sequence ATGGACATTGAAGCTCTGAAAAAATTTGTTCAAACCTTGGCCGGAGCAGCCCAAAGTATCCGCCTCTACCCTCCCCAACATCCTCTGGTCACCCGTCAATTGCAGATCTGCGCGGGCAATCTGGCCATGCTCTTCGAAGAAAAAAGCGCCCTGCGGCTCGGTCTGGCCGACGGCATCCTATTCTGCGATGAGTACCTGTTCAGAGAATCAAATCCGGCCCTGGCCGAAATGACGCGACTACTCCAAGCCCTGGAACTCGAGGGGCTGGAGTTGCGCGCCGGAATCCAGCCTGAGGAATTCACGGAGTTTTTCACCCTGGTCAATCAGGGTGGATGGCAGGCGCGCGGCCTTGAGCAGACCCTTGAGGCGCAGGGCATTCACCACATTATTCCCCTGCGCAAGGAAGACGAGCCGCGCAAGATCTTTCGTCGGGCCCTCGCCGTTGCCGAACATATCTGCCAGGATGTCACCCTCGGCCGCACCCCGGCGACGGATGACGCCGCCGCGGCGGTGCGCGACATGGTCAGATCGACCCTGAGCAATCCCCACGCCTTGACGGCTTTATCCCTCATCAAGGATTACGACAATTACACCTTCCAGCACTCGGTGAACGTAGCGGTCATTGCCATCGCCGTGGGCCGCGCCTGCGGAGCCAGCGAGTTGGAATTACATATTCTGGGCCTCGGCGGCCTGCTACACGATCTGGGCAAGCTCAAAGTCGATATCGGCATTATCAACAAACCCGGCCGCCTGACCGACGAGGAATTTGAAGCGATCAAAAAACACCCCCGCCTCGGAGCGGGGATTGTTGAACAAATGCAGGGTATTCCACAGGAAGTTATCGACATCGTGGGCGGCCACCACCTGCATTTCAACCGCAAGGGTTATCCCGCTGACCTGGTCGGTCGCCCCCTGTCACGCCTGGTCGACATGGCGGCCGTCGCCGACGCCTTCGACGCCATGACCACCCTGCGCGCCTACCGGCGACCGGTCAGCCCCCGTCAAGCCGCCCAGGAAATGCGTCGGGCGTCGGGGACACTGCTGCACCCCGAGTTCCTCGAAAAATTTCTCCGATTCCTCGGGCCGTATCCCGTCGGCACCGCCGTGCGCCTGCGCAGCGGTGAAATCGCCCTGGTCACGCTTATCGCCGGCGAGGAACGTCAGGATCTGCGTCTCAAAGTTCTGTTCGCAGCCTCTGGCGCACACCTTGAGAGACCTTATTTTATCGACCTACCCGAGGAAAACCTCGATCAAATCGTTGGTGAGGTTGACCCTTTCCTCCTCAACATCGATCTCGATCAGCATCTCTGA
- a CDS encoding HEAT repeat domain-containing protein has translation MLETRRKALMAALEDGDPQVRIAAAASLEALEPLLHLQQLLGGLAVADRGHRIHCLFALEKVRAPGVPEALLRLLEDPDPDVRAAAVQVLGARAEARALPELAKRLRDPEAAVRMYAAEVLGAFRDARLVPYLAAVLRDEDSGVVAAAATSLGSIGAAESEKYLLALLRDSRAPVRRAAAVALGRLEIKDEP, from the coding sequence ATGCTGGAAACACGGCGCAAGGCCTTGATGGCGGCTTTGGAAGATGGTGATCCGCAGGTGCGCATCGCAGCGGCGGCATCCCTTGAGGCGCTGGAACCGCTGCTGCATCTGCAGCAGTTGCTCGGAGGACTTGCTGTGGCGGATCGTGGTCACCGCATCCACTGCTTGTTCGCCCTGGAAAAGGTCCGTGCCCCCGGTGTGCCGGAGGCCTTGCTCAGGCTGCTCGAGGACCCGGATCCCGACGTGCGCGCCGCTGCGGTGCAGGTGCTGGGCGCGCGCGCCGAGGCCCGGGCTTTGCCCGAATTGGCCAAACGCTTGCGCGACCCCGAGGCGGCGGTGCGCATGTATGCCGCCGAAGTCCTCGGCGCCTTTCGCGATGCGCGCCTGGTGCCCTACCTGGCGGCAGTGCTCAGGGATGAGGACAGCGGAGTGGTTGCGGCGGCGGCCACTTCCCTTGGGAGCATCGGGGCCGCTGAAAGTGAAAAATACTTGCTGGCTTTGTTGCGTGACAGTCGCGCGCCGGTGCGTCGCGCCGCCGCCGTCGCCCTGGGACGGTTGGAAATCAAAGATGAACCCTGA
- a CDS encoding response regulator, whose amino-acid sequence MKNAVLVVDDEPQVIRAIARALLDEDIEVSGATCAEQAQALLAGGAFKAVISDQQMPGMEGSEFLAWVSLRHPEVVRIMLTGHATLSGIMEAVNRGEIYRFFTKPWSDLELRFALRAAMEKFDLETRVRRLMTVARCQTYRLRQLEAQHPGITRLRRQDGAHDLTMPAAEEIDDLLRELGVER is encoded by the coding sequence ATGAAAAACGCGGTCTTGGTGGTGGACGACGAGCCTCAGGTGATTCGCGCCATTGCCCGCGCGCTTCTCGATGAGGACATAGAAGTGAGCGGCGCGACCTGCGCCGAGCAAGCTCAGGCGCTTTTAGCGGGCGGCGCCTTCAAGGCGGTGATCTCCGATCAGCAGATGCCAGGCATGGAAGGCAGTGAATTTCTCGCCTGGGTGAGCTTGCGCCATCCGGAAGTCGTGCGCATCATGCTCACCGGTCATGCCACTCTGAGCGGGATCATGGAGGCGGTCAATCGCGGCGAAATCTATCGCTTTTTCACCAAGCCCTGGTCCGATCTGGAGTTGCGCTTCGCGCTGCGCGCGGCCATGGAAAAATTCGACCTCGAAACGCGTGTGCGGCGTCTGATGACGGTGGCCCGCTGTCAGACTTACCGATTGCGGCAGCTTGAAGCCCAGCACCCCGGAATCACCCGCCTGCGCCGCCAGGACGGGGCGCACGATCTGACCATGCCGGCCGCTGAGGAGATCGACGATCTGCTGCGCGAACTCGGCGTGGAGCGCTAA